The following proteins are co-located in the bacterium genome:
- the holB gene encoding DNA polymerase III subunit delta': protein MFFRELIGQRDARAVLQGALRSGCVAHAYLFVGPEGVGRRAAALAFAQALLCATGFNDMVAGESADRRSAGGDDACGTCAACRKVAAGAHPDLRIIAPGGRTESGAERRAVGIEQIRDLKREASYPPYEARWKVFIIEDAEAMRAEAANSLLKVLEEPPAQSVIILISESASALLPTIVSRSQIVRFTFVPAAEIAAALTERAGVPAAQAPFLGALAGGRPGLALRESAEGGAALEFRQDVVKTLGAVAGGGPVRRLEAAEAVSRQKDEINRWLDTALLWIRDVAVWQAAHDPALLVNLDRRDQIAAWAERARPEGVRHAAAAIEGAKTNLQHNVNPRLVLEHLFAGIHLAPADKRPATM, encoded by the coding sequence GTGTTTTTTCGCGAACTGATCGGCCAGCGCGACGCCCGCGCGGTGCTGCAGGGGGCCCTCCGAAGCGGATGCGTGGCCCACGCGTACCTCTTTGTGGGCCCGGAAGGCGTCGGCCGCCGCGCCGCCGCGCTCGCCTTCGCCCAGGCCCTGCTCTGCGCGACCGGCTTCAATGACATGGTGGCCGGCGAGTCCGCCGACAGGCGGTCCGCCGGCGGAGACGACGCCTGCGGCACGTGCGCGGCGTGCCGGAAGGTCGCCGCGGGCGCGCACCCGGATCTCCGCATCATCGCCCCCGGGGGACGCACCGAGTCCGGCGCCGAGCGCCGCGCCGTCGGAATCGAGCAGATCCGCGATCTCAAGCGCGAGGCGTCCTACCCGCCCTACGAGGCCCGATGGAAGGTGTTCATCATCGAGGACGCGGAGGCGATGCGCGCCGAGGCGGCCAACAGCCTGCTCAAGGTGCTCGAAGAGCCGCCCGCGCAGAGCGTGATCATCCTCATCTCCGAGTCCGCCTCGGCGCTCCTGCCGACGATCGTGTCCCGCTCCCAGATTGTGCGCTTCACATTCGTGCCGGCGGCGGAGATCGCCGCGGCCCTGACCGAGCGCGCCGGCGTTCCCGCGGCGCAGGCGCCGTTCCTCGGCGCGCTGGCCGGCGGACGGCCGGGGCTCGCGCTGCGGGAGTCGGCGGAGGGCGGGGCGGCGCTGGAGTTCCGCCAGGACGTGGTGAAGACGCTTGGAGCGGTCGCCGGCGGCGGACCGGTCAGGCGGCTCGAGGCCGCGGAAGCGGTCTCACGGCAGAAGGACGAGATCAACCGCTGGCTCGACACCGCCCTGCTCTGGATCCGCGACGTGGCGGTCTGGCAGGCGGCGCACGACCCGGCGCTGCTCGTGAACCTCGACCGCCGCGATCAGATCGCGGCGTGGGCCGAGCGCGCGAGGCCGGAGGGTGTGCGGCACGCGGCCGCGGCGATCGAGGGCGCCAAGACAAATTTGCAGCACAATGTCAACCCGCGCCTGGTCCTGGAGCATCTGTTTGCCGGCATCCACCTCGCGCCGGCCGACAAGCGGCCGGCAACCATGTAA
- a CDS encoding cyclic-di-AMP receptor, translating to MKLILAIVQEKDQRRLMEGLVAAEFQATMLASTGGFLREGNATILIGVEENRVDDVMAVIQKFCHVREQLVSPLPPVVEPVDSYISYPVKVQVGGAIVFVLDVERMVKV from the coding sequence GTGAAGCTGATCCTGGCGATCGTGCAGGAAAAGGACCAGCGCCGGCTCATGGAAGGCCTCGTCGCCGCCGAATTTCAGGCCACGATGCTGGCCAGTACGGGCGGGTTCCTCCGCGAGGGCAACGCGACCATCCTGATCGGCGTCGAGGAAAACCGCGTCGACGATGTGATGGCCGTGATTCAAAAGTTCTGCCACGTCCGCGAGCAGCTGGTCAGTCCGCTGCCTCCCGTCGTCGAGCCCGTCGATTCGTACATCTCGTATCCGGTCAAGGTGCAGGTCGGGGGCGCGATCGTGTTCGTCCTGGACGTTGAGCGGATGGTGAAGGTCTAA
- the tmk gene encoding dTMP kinase translates to MTLEGPDGAGKTTQAALLVEHLRAAGHEVVALREPGGTAIGEQIRSLLIDPRHAELAPRTEMLLFAASRAQLVAEVIGPALARGRIVVCERYLDASLAYQGVARGLGVDLVRTVNDAATGALRPDLTLLLDLDPETGLRRARAASRLRGTSQRDALASAGAGSEGWEGGDRMERETLAFHARVREGFLALARIEPQRIRVVDARRPVVDVQREITAAVDGLLRAERRAGGAS, encoded by the coding sequence GTGACGCTCGAGGGGCCGGACGGCGCGGGAAAGACGACGCAGGCGGCGTTGCTCGTGGAGCACCTGCGCGCGGCCGGGCACGAGGTGGTCGCGCTGCGCGAGCCGGGCGGAACGGCGATCGGCGAACAGATCCGGTCGCTCTTGATCGATCCGCGCCACGCCGAGCTCGCCCCCCGGACGGAGATGCTCCTCTTCGCCGCCTCGCGCGCGCAGCTCGTCGCCGAGGTCATCGGGCCGGCGCTGGCCCGGGGACGGATCGTCGTCTGCGAGCGCTACCTCGACGCGTCTCTCGCCTATCAAGGGGTGGCGCGCGGCCTCGGCGTGGACCTGGTGCGGACCGTCAACGACGCCGCGACCGGCGCGCTCCGGCCGGATCTCACCCTCCTGCTCGACCTCGATCCGGAGACCGGGCTGCGGCGCGCCCGCGCGGCGTCCCGCCTGCGCGGGACTAGCCAGCGGGATGCGCTGGCGTCGGCGGGCGCGGGGTCCGAGGGGTGGGAGGGTGGCGACCGGATGGAGCGGGAGACGCTGGCGTTCCATGCCCGCGTTCGGGAGGGGTTTCTGGCGCTTGCCAGAATTGAGCCGCAGCGCATCCGGGTGGTCGACGCGCGCCGGCCCGTCGTGGACGTTCAGCGGGAGATTACGGCGGCAGTCGACGGACTGCTCCGGGCAGAGCGTCGCGCGGGAGGGGCTTCGTGA